One stretch of Juglans microcarpa x Juglans regia isolate MS1-56 chromosome 3D, Jm3101_v1.0, whole genome shotgun sequence DNA includes these proteins:
- the LOC121255144 gene encoding stemmadenine O-acetyltransferase-like, which translates to MKVDVEVISQETVKPSSLTPHHLRHYTLSFIDQTTPQIFMPLVLFYSSDVNIDPSSVVDCQERIKKSLSEALVLFYPLAGRVKDNYHVECNDGGVHYVEAKVNCTLSEFLEDPNPSELIKFLPYDLDDCNELPMAVQVNSFNCGGIVIGLVFAHKVLDASSLFLFLNNWAAIARGGSNIVTPLFESAMFFPPKAFPTYNPSRGTGKIKIAIKRFVFDSSAIERLKAKYSSDNLSTEYPGPIRVEALSTFIFSRLLAATRVEEDPNKSYAIFQVANLRTRMNPPLSENYFGNMILGTGSVICRDTVDSFHDIIIPVRDALRKVDMNFAKRFQESGANLTFLLQNKDILKKGEVIMLVFTSLCRFPAYKIDFGWGKPVWVGSVRLLFKNLVTFFDTKAGSGIEVWINLDEQDMAKFEVDMELLDYVSSRKISVD; encoded by the coding sequence atgaaggttgatgtggaagttatctctcaagaAACTGTCAAACCCTCTTCATTGACCCCACACCACCTCCGCCATTACACCCTCTCCTTCATCGATCAAACCACACCTCAAATTTTCATGCCTCTTGTTCTCTTTTATTCGAGTGATGTCAATATTGATCCCAGTAGCGTCGTAGATTGCCAAGAACGGATTAAGAAATCTTTATCCGAGGCTTTGGTGTTATTTTACCCGCTAGCAGGCCGAGTTAAAGACAATTATCACGTTGAATGCAACGATGGGGGAGTTCACTATGTGGAAGCCAAGGTCAACTGTACTCTTTCAGAATTTCTTGAGGATCCTAACCCTTCGGAGCTAATCAAATTTCTGCCATACGACCTAGACGATTGCAATGAACTACCCATGGCCGTCCAAGTCAACTCTTTTAATTGTGGTGGGATTGTCATCGGGCTGGTCTTTGCCCACAAGGTTTTGGATGCTTCCTCACTTTTCTTGTTCCTCAACAACTGGGCTGCTATTGCTCGTGGTGGTAGCAACATAGTTACTCCACTATTCGAATCTGCCATGTTCTTCCCTCCAAAAGCTTTTCCTACCTATAATCCAAGTAGGGGGACAGGAAAGATAAAGATTGCAATCAAGAGATTTGTCTTTGATTCGTCTGCAATAGAGCGCCTTAAGGCCAAATATAGCAGTGACAATTTGAGCACCGAATACCCAGGCCCCATTCGTGTGGAGGCTTTATCAACTTTCATATTCAGTCGGTTATTGGCTGCTACTCGAGTAGAAGAAGATCCTAACAAGTCATACGCCATATTTCAGGTCGCAAACCTCCGCACGAGGATGAACCCGCCGCTTTCTGAAAACTATTTTGGGAACATGATTTTGGGCACAGGTTCTGTAATATGCCGAGACACTGTGGATAGTTTTCACGACATAATTATTCCTGTGAGAGATGCCCTTAGGAAAGTTGACATGAACTTTGCGAAAAGGTTTCAAGAGAGTGGTGCTAATTTAACTTTTCTTTTGCAAAACAAGGATATATTGAAGAAAGGAGAGGTGATTATGCTGGTCTTTACCAGTTTGTGCAGGTTTCCTgcatataaaatagattttgggTGGGGAAAACCCGTATGGGTAGGCTCCGTTAGATTGTTGTTCAAGAATTTAGTTACTTTCTTCGACACAAAAGCAGGGAGTGGGATAGAGGTATGGATTAACTTGGATGAGCAGGACATGGCTAAATTTGAAGTCGACATGGAACTCCTGGATTATGTTTCGTCACGCAAGATTTCTGTGGATTAG